TGCTGACGGGCGTTGATGGCATCCAGGCCTCGCAGGGAGTATCCCTGACCGGCATGGCTCGTGCGGCCGTTTTTCTGGTTTCCTGTCTTGGAAAAAAACCGTATCAACTGCCGGTCACGGCAATCGATGCCGCCATGCCCGATCATCTGGTGTTGACGCTGATCGACCAGAAACAGGTCGTGCTCGCGTGGGACGGCATGCTGGAGGCGTGCGGCGGATCTCCGGATGGGATCCGGGATCTGCTGACGAAGCTGAGGGAGTTGTCACGTGCGATGAATACGCCTGCGGGGCGTGGCAGGCGGTTCTGGAATGCGACGGTGAAGGGGCGGTTTACCGCATCGGACTAACATCAATCAAACGGGAATGGCGGTTATGGCGACCCAACCTCTAGTGGCGGTTGAACTGGGGACGACGCGGACCGTGGTGGCGGTCGGCGAGTATCAGAACAACGGCCTGGCCTTGACGGCTATTGGCACGTATCCGACGACCGGGGTTCGCAAGGGCCAGGTGGTCGCGGTGGAGCAGGCCGAAACCGGCTTGGTGGCGGCGTTGCGTCAGGCCGAGCAAAACGGCAAACTCACGATCGCACAGGTGTTGATCGGCGTTTCGGGCGGCCATATCCAGACCGTGGGCAACGTGGGTAACATACCGATCCAGGGCCGCGATCATGTGGTGACCCAGGACGATGTCAACGAGGTGACCGAACTGGCCGGAAGTCTCCATCTCGACGACTCGCGGAAGCTCCTTCACACTTTTTCACAGACCTACTCGGTTGACGATATGGAGGGCATCTTCGATCCGGTGGGGATGACGGGCGGTCAGCTCGCGCTGAACGTGTTGATGGTGCATGGCGCGCGCGCCCGTTTCGACAATGCCATGGCGGTGCTGCGCAACGCATCGGTGGGAGTGCAGGACACGGTGTTCGGAGTCTGCGCGGCGTCTTTGGCCGTGCTGTCTCCCGAGCAGAAGAAGAACGGCGTGCTGCTGATCGATCTGGGCGGCGGAACAACGGACTACGCGGTGTTTGCCAACGACGTGATAGCCGCAGCCGGCTCGATCGGCGTCGGCGGGGATCACATCACCAACGACATTGCCCTAGCTTTCAACATCACGTCGGTCCAGGCCGAGGAGCTCAAACGCAAGGAGGGGAGCGCGGTGATCGACGCCGATGCCTCGGGGCGGCGGCTGACGCTGCCGCAGAGCCCCGGATTCCCCGCCCGCTCGTTCGGCGTGCGCGCGCTGCAGACGGTGATCAACGCTCGCGTCGACGAGACCCTCCGCGTGGTGCGGGCCCGTCTGGATGAAGAGGGGCTGCTTCCGCTTCTGGGCGCCGGCGTCGTGCTCACCGGCGGCGGCACGCAGTTGCGCAGCATTTGCCAACTGACGCAGCATTTGTTTGGATTGCCGTGCCAGGCCGGTGTCCTGCGCAATATCGCCTGCGCGGCGACGATTGAGCCCGCGCCCGACTTGGCCACGGTGGCGGGGCTTCTGCTGTACGGCTATGAGCATGGGTGCGATGGTGAGCGGATACGCCCGATGCGCACACGCGTCAAAAAAATGATTGAGGACATATTCAAGCGATGAGCACCGAAAGCGGCATGATTCTCGTGGGTGTCGGCGGCGGCGGATGTCAGTTTGCGTCCGTGGCGAGGCGGTCGTTTGGCGAACGTCTGCGCGCGGTCGGCCTGGATACAGATCGGCAGGCGATCAACAGCGCCGAAGGGT
This window of the Lentisphaerota bacterium genome carries:
- the ftsA gene encoding cell division protein FtsA, whose protein sequence is MAVMATQPLVAVELGTTRTVVAVGEYQNNGLALTAIGTYPTTGVRKGQVVAVEQAETGLVAALRQAEQNGKLTIAQVLIGVSGGHIQTVGNVGNIPIQGRDHVVTQDDVNEVTELAGSLHLDDSRKLLHTFSQTYSVDDMEGIFDPVGMTGGQLALNVLMVHGARARFDNAMAVLRNASVGVQDTVFGVCAASLAVLSPEQKKNGVLLIDLGGGTTDYAVFANDVIAAAGSIGVGGDHITNDIALAFNITSVQAEELKRKEGSAVIDADASGRRLTLPQSPGFPARSFGVRALQTVINARVDETLRVVRARLDEEGLLPLLGAGVVLTGGGTQLRSICQLTQHLFGLPCQAGVLRNIACAATIEPAPDLATVAGLLLYGYEHGCDGERIRPMRTRVKKMIEDIFKR